The Anabas testudineus chromosome 1, fAnaTes1.2, whole genome shotgun sequence genomic sequence ATATAGTTTTACATATATTCCCTTCCCCCCTTTGCCCTTTGCCCTTTGCTAGAGTCACACTCTGGCCCCAAGCTAGGAAAAATGGAAAGTCTCAGTATACACCTTCCATCCACCAACAACAAGAGCGCCATGGAGGTAGACACTTTTTCTTCCTACAACGGGAGCCTCCCACCCCCCAGTCCCGAAGATGGAGGTCGGGTCATCCGCCAGGCTAAAGGTAGCAAGCCTACTGTCACTTCTCGTCGAAAACGAGAGTTCATTTCCGATGAGAAGAAAGATGCTTCCTATTGGGAAAAACGGAGGAAGAACAATGAAGCAGCCAAACGCTCAAGGGAAAAGCGTCGCCTTAATGACATGGTGCTAGAGAACCGGGTCATGGCGCTGAATGAGGAGAACGTTCGTCTAAAGACAGAGCTCCTTCAGCTCAAGCTGCGCTTTGGCCTCATTAGCACAGCCTCATACATGGAGAAAAGTCAGCAGATCTCCAACAGTGCTGCAGGTGGCGACACTGCTGGCAATGGGAGCTGCACCAACGGCACCCCAAATAATAATGCCTACCTCTCCAGCAGTGGCTACTCCAGTGCATCCCAGGTGATGCTGAATTCAGACTCATCTGAAACAGAACAGTCGAGCCGTGGTGAGCGCCACACCACACTCCACAACTACTCACCACGAGGCTCTGTCTCTGATATGTCTGATGGCTCCTCCAGGGACAGCCCAGAACCTATGAGCTACAACATAAAGAAGGAGCCCTcaagtacagagatggtcagacTGGAAAGCAACGGGATATCCAATGGAATGACAAATGGGACTTACCATGGCAACCACGCCACTCTGGTTTCTCCTCACCAGCAGAGCTCCCAGTTGGCTAAAAATGCCATGGACTACCAGCACcaccaacagcagctgcagtccCACGTGGATGCCTCCAGCCCCGCTCCTCAGGCCACCTCTGCACAGAGGAGCGTCATCCTGTATCGCTCCAGCAGTGCGTGTTATGCCAGGGAGCACCAGAGGCCAGAGGACCAGCAGTCCCAGCAGAGTAGACCATCACAGCATGGCCAGCACACCTCAACTTCTGAGTTCTCTGACTGCTCAGTTACGATCACAGAGGTCGCTGAGAAGCTAGAGAGGACGAAGACCCTGGACTCACCTCGGTATGACTACACCACTGGTCATGCTGAGCTGACAGAAGAGCTGCAGCAAAGATACAATCCCAGCAGCCAACAGCAGCATGACGACCATCATCATTACAGTTATGAAGGTCGGAAGAACTGTGTGCAGCACACAGAAAGCCACCAGAACTCCTTTGCCCCTGATTTGATCCACAACACTGAGGAGTGCGAGGGCAAGTCCTCCTTCACACAGCACAATGGCTACCTCAACACACTGGACGAAGAGCCTCCGCTGCTCACGTATGAGGGAGGCCCCAGAGCTGATGGTTTCTACCAGGAGAACTCCTCCACTAAGGACACTTCATCCAGTGATGGAGATCCTCGTAGCTCTGACAAGGAGGCCTCCACAGATGACGAGTCCccctcatcatcctcctcaGACATTAGCAGCTACCACCAGAAGGCAGTGGGAGCTGCCAGTTCGAACGGAGAGTGCCAGGCTGAGGTCAAAGCCACTGCCCTGCCTCACAAGCTCCGCCTCAAGTACAGAGCACTGTCCAGTGGGTCTGCAGGAGCACAAGTGGAGGGAACGATCAGCGCCTCCATGTCCCCCTCGCCCACCTTGCCCCAGCACCCTTACTTAGCACTACCTAGCAATCACAGCAGCCAGGCCAACGGGGAGAGTAGGGAGGTGGAGAATGAGACTGTGTACACAAAAGAGGTCAAACCTCAGGTGAAAGAGAGGGTGGAGGCtaaaaaggagggagggaaaaagGGATCTAACAGCGGGAGGGGTGGGCGTAACAAGAGGCGGGATTAAGGACAAGCCGGGCAGTGGCTCGAGCATTTTCCTGTCACCTCTCTGTTGTCTACAGCAGATAGACAACTATGACTCACATCGCCACCttacaagacagaaaaagagcCAGAGATCTGTGTGAGGTGTAGTTAGGATGTGAATACACCATTAAGATTCACTGTGTCACCTGTTTCCCTTCTCTTTACTATCTCCTACCTCCCACCAGCCTCTcctaataaaataagaaatcacTTCATGAGGGAGGGGACAGAATGAAACTCTCCAGATCTGGAGTCTGGGTTACTTTTTCCTCATGGAAAATCTAAACTTAATTcaattattcattcattgtaaACTGCCTTGGTGGCTAGCAAGCATTTATTGTGGCATTATGGGAAGATTACTTTGACCAAAGATACACATCCTTCCTTTAGCGTCTCCCTTTTTGGCAAAGAGTTGCATTCTTCCTCCCTCTGAACACATCTGTACCATTTGATCCTCCACCCTCCTTCCATCTGCACAAGTCCCCTTCACTTCTGAAGCACTTAGATTGTATATTACTGTGTCATATAAATTTGCATATACGGAATATATATTTTACGAAGAAAAtgtggcaaaaacaaacaaaaaaataataataaagcagtgGGATGTGGAAATTGTAGACTTAAAAGTgatcagtttgttgttgttgagacaCCTTGTACAGTCCCTCTTTGTCTACAGAAAATGCCTCAAAATTTCTTTTAGTATGAGCCACcacttatttaaaaaaatgaaaagaaaatgtaagttATTTTCAGGTTGATCAGCGATCCGCACTCTGAGACACACAAAAGCTGTCAAGTTGGTGGCCAGTTGTCCACATATCAGTCATGGCTATGCAGTTACACAGACACTGCTGTTGGCAAAACCTGACAAGCACAAGGCGAACCTCGCTTGCCAGCCGGTCAACTAAAATCGGTAAATCTCCATTGTCCAGACAAATATTGTCTGTCTAATAAATGAAATGGCTCTCCATTCACAACCAGCAAAGCTGCTCTCTCTTCTTAAGGTGCCTCTTTATTGTGTTGTCCCTCGTCCCCACATTGGCCATTGTCTGAACAATCCCACTCACTTCCACACAGAGTAGCGGCAGTAGATCATACAGTCTGTATAAGTTTTAACTGTTTCACTTCCTGGTGCCTGCCTTCGGCCActatgtataaatgtaaagttgTCTCTTTATCTCTTGTATACTgctgtcattattttattattattattttattaatattgttattttctattatattcagttattattttGGCTATCCTGTTGTGTCATTTTGCTCTATGCTCTTCCTGGTTGTGCTGTGTATTTACCCATTCTGCCCTCTGCCCCACTTACCATTTGTACTCTGTGTTACTGTATAATCTTTGTTGTTTGCCGAAAGGTTTTccaaaaattgaaaaaaaaaactgaaacaggcTTGTCCAGAAGTGATTATGTATTGCTATACTTCACATGGATATGCAAAATGgtttcaaaaaacacacattttgaatTGTGAAAGAttcaaaatgtggaaaaaataaaaggttgttgaatttatataaatatgtctCTTTTGAACTTTTTGAGCCTCTCTTATGAAACGCATTCACATCCAcaccaggttttttttttctagcagaAGACCAAGTAGCTGATTCACAGCCCAC encodes the following:
- the nfil3-5 gene encoding nuclear factor, interleukin 3 regulated, member 5 codes for the protein MESLSIHLPSTNNKSAMEVDTFSSYNGSLPPPSPEDGGRVIRQAKGSKPTVTSRRKREFISDEKKDASYWEKRRKNNEAAKRSREKRRLNDMVLENRVMALNEENVRLKTELLQLKLRFGLISTASYMEKSQQISNSAAGGDTAGNGSCTNGTPNNNAYLSSSGYSSASQVMLNSDSSETEQSSRGERHTTLHNYSPRGSVSDMSDGSSRDSPEPMSYNIKKEPSSTEMVRLESNGISNGMTNGTYHGNHATLVSPHQQSSQLAKNAMDYQHHQQQLQSHVDASSPAPQATSAQRSVILYRSSSACYAREHQRPEDQQSQQSRPSQHGQHTSTSEFSDCSVTITEVAEKLERTKTLDSPRYDYTTGHAELTEELQQRYNPSSQQQHDDHHHYSYEGRKNCVQHTESHQNSFAPDLIHNTEECEGKSSFTQHNGYLNTLDEEPPLLTYEGGPRADGFYQENSSTKDTSSSDGDPRSSDKEASTDDESPSSSSSDISSYHQKAVGAASSNGECQAEVKATALPHKLRLKYRALSSGSAGAQVEGTISASMSPSPTLPQHPYLALPSNHSSQANGESREVENETVYTKEVKPQVKERVEAKKEGGKKGSNSGRGGRNKRRD